From Coffea arabica cultivar ET-39 chromosome 2e, Coffea Arabica ET-39 HiFi, whole genome shotgun sequence, the proteins below share one genomic window:
- the LOC113732052 gene encoding acyl carrier protein 1, mitochondrial-like, with product MASSALRSSILRHIRIPVSQTLTLNGSTKLGSVRFMSSHDDHLDKEEVIARVLDVVKSFPKVDPAKVTPDVHFQKDLGLDSLDTVEIVMALEEEFKLEIPDKEADKIDSCHLAIEYVYNHPMAG from the exons ATGGCATCATCGGCATTGAGATCCAGCATTCTTCGTCACATCAGAATCCCAGTttcccaaaccctaaccctaaatGGATCTACTAAACTCGGGTCCGTCCGATTTATGTCGTCGCACGACGATCACCTCGACAAGGAAGAAGTCATTGCTAGAGTCCTCGACGTTGTCAAGAGCTTCCCAAAAGTTGACCCTGCCAAG GTGACTCCTGATGTTCATTTTCAGAAAGATTTGGGATTAGATAGTTTAGACACTGTGGAGATCGTGATGGCACTGGAGGAAGAATTTAAGCTTGAGATCCCGGACAAGGAAGCCGATAAGATTGATTCCTGCCATCTTGCAATCGAATATGTCTATAACCACCCAATGGCTGGTTAA
- the LOC113728456 gene encoding vesicle transport protein GOT1 → MVSFETSDLRKIGIGLTGFGVVFTAVGVLYFFDKGLIAIGNILFLLGLTLTIGVKSTLLFFTKSQNFKGSISFGVGFFFVMIGWPMIGMIVETYGFFVLFSGFWPTLAIFLQRLPIVGWFFSQPFVTSFFERGRPKRVPV, encoded by the exons ATGGTGTCATTTGAAACAAGTGATTTGAGAA AAATTGGAATAGGATTGACTGGGTTTGGAGTGGTGTTCACTGCTGTTGGAGTATTGTACTTCTTTGACAAGGGACTTATTGCAATTGGAAAT ATACTCTTCTTGTTAGGATTGACCTTGACCATTGGAGTTAAATCCACCCTATTATTTTTCACAAAGAGCCAAAATTTCAAG GGTTCAATCTCATTTGGTGTTGGCTTCTTCTTTGTTATGATTGGGTGGCCTATGATTGGAATGATCGTGGAGACTTATGGTTTTTTTGTGCTCTTCAG TGGTTTCTGGCCTACCCTTGCTATTTTCCTGCAGAGGTTACCAATTGTTGGTTGGTTCTTCAGTCAACCATTTGTGACATCG TTCTTTGAACGTGGGAGACCTAAACGAGTGCCTGTTTGA
- the LOC113732054 gene encoding ras-related protein RABH1b, with amino-acid sequence MAPVSALAKYKLVFLGDQSVGKTSIITRFMYDKFDNTYQATIGIDFLSKTMYLEDRTVRLQLWDTAGQERFRSLIPSYIRDSSVAVIVFDVASRQSFLNTSKWIEEVRTERGSDVIIVLVGNKTDLVDKRQVSIEEGEAKARDLNVMFIETSAKAGFNIKALFRKIAAALPGMETLSSAKQEDMVDVNLKSSNTNASQAQQQSGGCAC; translated from the exons ATGGCTCCGGTTTCGGCTTTGGCTAAGTACAAGCTAGTTTTCCTAGGGGATCAATCCGTCGGCAAAACCAGTATTATCACTCGATTCATGTACGATAAGTTCGATAACACCTATCAG GCTACAATTGGCATTGATTTTCTGTCTAAGACAATGTATCTTGAAGATCGAACTGTTCGACTGCAGCTCTG GGATACTGCTGGACAAGAGAGATTTAGGAGTCTCATTCCAAGCTATATTAGGGACTCTTCAGTTGCTGTGATTGTGTTTGATGTTGCAA GCAGACAGTCCTTCCTGAACACTTCAAAGTGGATTGAGGAGGTTCGCACTGAGAGAGGCAGCGATGTCATCATTGTCCTTGTTGGAAATAAAACTGACCTTGTGGATAAGAG GCAAGTTTCAATAGAGGAAGGAGAAGCCAAAGCCCGGGACCTCAATGTTATGTTTATTGAAACCAGTGCCAAGGCTGGTTTCAATATAAAG GCGCTATTTAGAAAAATTGCTGCAGCCTTACCTGGAATGGAGACCCTTTCTTCTGCAAAGCAAGAAGACATGGTTGATGTCAATCTCAAGTCTAGCAACACAAATGCATCTCAGGCCCAACAGCAGTCCGGAGGGTGTGCCTGTTGA
- the LOC113732055 gene encoding probable purine permease 11, which translates to MPVNEEPILIKDSTLIDTLPFFRLKRWQWWLLVALNIVFLLVGQAASVLLGRFYYDKGGNSTWLATLLQTAGFPILFIPYIFIGSSWTPSNSANPSLIRVCLIYFVLGAMTAGDNMLYSVGLLYLSASTYSLICALQLAFNAVFSFFINRQKFTIMILNSVIVLTLSASLLAVNGDSNEPSGVSKGKYLIGFLATLAASVLYSLLLSLMQLSFQKVLKKETFSVVLEMQIYTSLVATCISIIGLFASGDWSTLQGEMNTYSTGKLSYVMTLVWTAICWQICAVGVIGLIFLVSSLFSNVISTLSLAITPIAALIVFHDKMNGVKIIAMLMALWGFASYIYQNYIDDIKTRKTHTNAERTTNDSLC; encoded by the exons ATGCCAG TCAATGAGGAACCAATATTGATAAAGGACAGTACTTTGATTGATACGCTGCCATTTTTCCGACTCAAGCGCTGGCAGTGGTGGCTTTTGGTTGCCCTTAACATAGTGTTTCTTCTCGTTGGTCAAGCTGCATCTGTCCTTCTGGGAAGATTTTATTATGACAAGGGTGGAAATAGTACATGGCTGGCCACACTCCTCCAAACAGCTGGTTTCCCGATTCTTtttatcccttacatattcattgGCTCCTCGTGGACACCTTCGAATTCAGCCAATCCTTCTCTTATTAGAGTTTGTTTGATCTACTTTGTCCTGGGGGCAATGACAGCTGGGGATAATATGCTCTACTCAGTTGGACTTTTGTACCTCTCTGCCTCTACTTATTCCCTTATTTGTGCTTTGCAGCTGGCTTTCAATGCTGTATTCTCTTTCTTTATCAATcgccaaaaattcaccattatGATTCTTAATTCTGTGATTGTCCTCACGTTATCTGCTTCTCTCCTTGCTGTTAATGGTGACTCTAATGAACCTTCAGGAGTCTCAAAAGGGAAATATCTCATTGGATTCTTAGCTACACTGGCAGCATCTGTTCTGTATTCACTCTTACTTTCTCTTATGCAACTATCGTTCCAGAAAGTCCTAAAGAAGGAAACTTTTTCTGTGGTGCTTGAAATGCAGATTTATACATCTCTGGTGGCCACTTGCATCTCCATTATTGGTCTTTTTGCTAGTGGGGATTGGTCAACATTGCAAGGTGAAATGAACACTTACAGCACAGGAAAACTTTCCTATGTTATGACTTTGGTATGGACAGCAATTTGTTGGCAAATTTGTGCTGTTGGTGTGATAGGTCTGATATTTTTGGTGTCATCTTTGTTCTCTAATGTTATCAGTACTCTTTCTTTGGCAATCACTCCTATTGCTGCACTCATAGTCTTCCATGACAAGATGAACGGTGTTAAGATAATAGCCATGCTTATGGCACTTTGGGGTTTTGCCTCTTATATTTATCAGAATTACATTGATGACATTAAGACGAGGAAGACCCACACCAATGCTGAAAGGACTACTAATGACTCGTTGTGCTGA
- the LOC113732056 gene encoding uncharacterized protein — MKCKKHVTDLSSAFGVCASCLRERLFVLIAAQERAQQAAAAAEEDRRKSEANPPPLIFPRSVSPYISRRKSDTSAETWIDPCGQNHHRHGLSDHRFYSTPQVGPNGTLVAAGYCSKKKSGTRFSLFANLFRSKSEKVDTDHASSGSGQDACTGPAASSSTSWFSAILPRRLKKQNRTFSLDESTIGGRQRRVCRHPDRGMSPARYSDEEDEHCNNGSSGYSSESSQAWKQTPRRAPASVAQGKRCGGGGRPGQHNRNLSGMTFCLSPLVRASPSRHWNQKGGLPPEVVVPGDIRVVPVKPPLTNAASFCKNRSRKLADFGRFHHNR; from the coding sequence atgaagtgcaaaaagCACGTCACCGACTTAAGCAGTGCTTTCGGCGTCTGCGCTTCTTGTCTCCGGGAGCGCCTCTTTGTTCTCATTGCAGCACAAGAGCGGGCTCAACAGGCGGCAGCCGCTGCCGAAGAAGATCGCCGAAAATCGGAAGCTAACCCGCCTCCCTTAATTTTTCCTCGTTCCGTTTCCCCGTATATTTCTCGCCGGAAATCTGATACGAGTGCGGAGACGTGGATTGATCCTTGCGGTCAGAATCATCATCGTCATGGCTTGTCCGATCATCGGTTTTATAGTACTCCTCAAGTGGGGCCCAATGGGACGTTAGTAGCCGCCGGTTATTGCAGTAAGAAGAAGAGCGGAACCcggttttctttgtttgcgaATCTTTTTAGATCGAAATCCGAGAAAGTGGATACGGATCATGCctcttcgggttcgggtcaggaTGCTTGTACTGGGCCTGCAGCGTCTTCTTCGACGTCGTGGTTCTCCGCAATTCTCCCCCGTCGACTGAAAAAACAGAACCGGACGTTCTCGCTTGATGAGTCGACGATCGGAGGACGTCAACGGAGAGTTTGCCGGCATCCTGACCGTGGAATGTCGCCGGCTAGGTACTCCGACGAGGAGGACGAGCATTGTAATAATGGATCGAGCGGATACTCTTCCGAGTCTTCGCAGGCGTGGAAACAGACGCCGAGGAGGGCTCCGGCGTCAGTGGCTCAGGGGAAGCGATGCGGCGGGGGAGGGAGACCAGGGCAGCACAATAGGAATCTTTCGGGGATGACGTTTTGCTTGAGTCCATTGGTTCGGGCCAGCCCGAGCCGGCATTGGAACCAGAAGGGGGGTTTGCCGCCTGAAGTGGTGGTTCCAGGCGACATTAGAGTTGTTCCGGTGAAGCCTCCTCTGACAAACGCGGCGTCGTTTTGCAAAAATAGATCGAGAAAGCTTGCTGATTTTGGGCGGTTTCATCACAACCGCTGA